In Podospora pseudopauciseta strain CBS 411.78 chromosome 3, whole genome shotgun sequence, one genomic interval encodes:
- a CDS encoding hypothetical protein (BUSCO:EOG09262ILV; COG:K; COG:L; EggNog:ENOG503NTXZ) — protein MADSDDEYVGDLSGDDAGVDSVYGTRSKDGGKGKGGQKGKGTRKAAWEEVHRAWDEVAIAEDGSITVAELIEAEKRRRLMRDTTPIQRGIIRHMVLVLDMSIAMAEKDLLPNRFALTFSYAMEFVNTFFQQNPISQLGIIGMRDGIAVRISDMSGNPVEHIEKLRQWALKDPIGNPSLQNALEIHTPSHGTREVLIIYGALLSSDPGDISDTITSLIADRIRVSIIGLAAQVAICAELCARTNDNDDSQYRIALHEQHFRELFLAATTPPVTHEAEQSNASLLMMGFPSRSLASKDFVSLCACHNKPTREGYTCTRCRIKVCRLPASCPVCGLTLILSIHLARSYHHLFPLKSWVAVPWTEAKKSVACFSCQTPFPPVPKAAPPKIKLKVKESSGVGGQTAANIAKAKGRGEVPAKTNTVTAPTPGLLPEAIKAGVSESGRYKCPECEEHFCIDCDIYAHETIHNCPGCLARLVKSQQQQQEEVVGAGEAMEVDS, from the exons ATGGCCGACTCCGACGACGAATATGTCGGGGACCTCTCTGGTGACGATGCCGGAGTCGACAGCGTCTACGGTACACGATCGAAAGATGgcggaaaaggaaaaggtggCCAGAAGGGCAAGGGAACCCGCAAAGCAGCTTGGGAAGAAGTCCACCGAGCCTGGGACGAGGTTGCCATTGCCGAAGATGGCAGCATCACAGTGGCCGAGTTGATCGAGGCCGAGAAACGCCGGCGGTTGATGCGGGATACCACACCGATCCAACGTGGAATAATACGGCacatggtgttggtgttggacaTGAGCATCGCAATGGCAGAGAAGGACCTGCTTCCGAACCGCTTCgccctcaccttctcctACGCTATGGAATTTGTGAACACATTCTTTCAGCAGAATCCAATCAGTCAGCTGGGGATCATCGGGATGCGCGATGGTATTGCCGTCAGGATCAGCGACATGAGTGGGAACCCAGTCGAGCACATTGAGAAGCTGAGGCAGTGGGCGCTTAAGGACCCTATTGGGAACCCAAGTCTTCAAAATGCCCTCGAAAT ccacaccccctcccacggCACCCGCGAAGTCCTCATCATATACggcgccctcctctcctcggaCCCAGGCGACATCTccgacaccatcacctccctcatcgccgaCCGCATCCGCGTCTCCATCATCGGCCTCGCCGCCCAGGTAGCCATCTGCGCCGAGCTCTGCGCCCGCAcaaacgacaacgacgactcCCAATACCGCATCGCCCTTCACGAGCAGCACTTTCGCgagctcttcctcgccgccacGACACCCCCCGTCACCCACGAGGCAGAGCAATCaaacgcctccctcctcatgaTGGGCTtcccctcccgctcccttGCATCAAAAGATTTTGTCTCCCTCTGCGCCTGCCACAACAAACCAACAAGAGAAGGGTACACCTGCACGAGGTGTAGAATCAAAGTCTGCCGGTTACCCGCGTCTTGTCCCGTTTGCGGGCTGACGCTGATATTGTCGATTCACCTGGCGAGATCGTATCACCACCTTTTTCCCCTCAAATCATGGGTGGCGGTTCCGTGGACAGAAGCAAAGAAGTCGGTGGCGTGTTTTTCCTGTCAGACGCCCTTCCCGCCTGTCCCGAAGGCTGCGCCGCCAAAGATCAAgttgaaggtgaaggagtCTTCCGGTGTTGGGGGGCAGACAGCAGCCAATATCGCCAAGGCAAAAGGCAGAGGGGAGGTGCCTGCAAAGACGAATACTGTAACGGCACCGACGCCAGGGTTGTTGCCAGAGGCGATCAAGGCCGGGGTGAGCGAGAGCGGGAGGTATAAGTGTCCAGAGTGTGAGGAGCATTTTTGCATCGATTGCGATATTTATGCCCACGAGACGATTCATAACTGTCCGGGGTGTTTGGCGAGGCTGGTGAAGagtcagcagcaacaacaggaGGAAGTAGTAGGGGCAGGGGaggcgatggaggtggaTTCATGA
- the VPS20 gene encoding Vacuolar protein sorting-associated protein 20 (EggNog:ENOG503P2SD; COG:U; BUSCO:EOG09264IIZ) — MGGNSSKITAQDQAIYDLKLQRDRLHQYQRRITLLTSRETEIARALLAQNNRPRALLALRRKKYQESLLAKTDQQLEQLEKLVSSVEFALIQKDVVFGLQQGTKVLKEIHAEMGGIDKVEKLMGETAEEVEYQREVSEMLGGKISVQDEEEVEEELAALERELGEPMKKKEETPSRVVVEGELPDVPGTELPAGEQRQEGVKKPVAERREAVAA; from the exons ATGGGCGGCAACTCGAGCAAGATAACAGCCCAAGACCA AGCAATCTACGACCTCAAACTCCAACGCGACCGCCTCCACCAATACCAACGCCGCATCACCCTTCTCACCTCCCGGGAAACCGAAATCGCCcgcgccctcctcgcccaaaACAACCGTCCCcgcgccctcctcgccctccgccGAAAGAAATACCAAGaatccctcctcgccaaaacCGACCAGCAACTCGAGCAGCTAGAAAAACTGGTATCTTCTGTAGAATTCGCACTCATCCAAAAAGACGTCGTCTTTGGGCTGCAGCAGGGGACAAAAGTCCTCAAAGAAATCCACGCCGAGATGGGCGGGATCGACAAGGTGGAAAAACTGATGGGGgagacggcggaggaggtcgagtACCAGAGGGAGGTAAGCGAGATGTTGGGGGGCAAGATCAGTGtccaggatgaggaggaggtggaggaggagttggctgcgttggagagggagttgggagaaccaatgaagaagaaggaggagactCCTAgtagggtggtggtggagggggagttgcCTGATGTGCCGGGGACGGAGTTGCCTGCTGGAGAGCAGAGGCAGGAGGGGGTCAAGAAACCGGTTGctgagaggagggaggcggttgCTGCTTGA
- the CUE5 gene encoding ubiquitin-binding protein cue5 (EggNog:ENOG503NZT5; COG:P) — MSAPTDANKVPPQPESPTTARPLEMDDDDIQEAGIINNDDNTTTTTRNVTTTSASAASPVGEVPPPQPPRPAVNETQQNQQMLKEAFPTIDMAVIKAVLTASRGQIEPAFNALLEMTDPDAVAQNEQPPPQPPRPVAAAHGPTTTAQEQLEADERYARQLAEHFENVGAYEARTANRGGERGGNPGRGGGPVPRGRQQTGLRPSQDEREHSFLDDDLPVIKEQLKKGFLETQTKVNTWFTDFKKKIDEHFDEQEEERRRAEGSAGSSSNPLAGGRPTRDQNQTRRSADYDRYDADPELLSDDFAGMKFHSDGTPVQNQRQFGSNANVFRPPPPSKSPRSHEGRKVAFSDKVEDIDAYNASPKVKAQDAAAAPGGSKPSKWQPLSAVEPNPIVDNDPFSLGDSDDEREVKDKKEIKLEDSERLRQATADAMADSLVDDKTKAGSGSK, encoded by the exons ATGTCTGCTCCAACCGACGCT AACAAGGTCCCGCCACAACCGGAATCGCCCACCACCGCAAGACCACTCGAgatggacgacgacgatatTCAAGAGGccggcatcatcaacaacgacgacaacaccaccaccaccaccagaaatgtcaccaccacttcagcctcagcagcctccCCCGTCGGCGAGGTCCCTCCCCCGCAGCCACCCCGGCCCGCCGTGAACGAGACGCAGCAGAACCAGCAGATGCTCAAGGAGGCCTTCCCCACCATCGACATGGCCGTCATCAAGGCGGTCCTGACAGCCAGCCGAGGGCAGATCGAGCCGGCGTTCAATGCACTCCTCGAAATGACGGACCCTGACGCCGTTGCCCAGAACGagcaaccccctccccagcccccgAGGCCCGTCGCTGCCGCTCACGGACCTACCACCACGGCCCAGGAACAGCTCGAGGCAGATGAGAGATATGCCCGGCAGCTGGCGGAGCACTTTGAGAATGTCGGTGCCTACGAGGCCAGGACGGCGAACAGAGGGGGTGAGAGAGGTGGCAACCCCGGTCGGGGCGGGGGTCCGGTGCCCCGCGGAAGGCAGCAGACTGGTCTGCGCCCAAGCCAGGATGAGCGGGAGCATAGTTTTCTTGATGACGATCTTCCCGTCATCAAGGagcagttgaagaaggggtttTTGGAGACGCAGACCAAGGTCAACACGTGGTTTACGGacttcaagaagaagattgatgAGCATTTTgatgagcaggaggaggagcgccggcgggcggaggggagcgccggcagcagcagcaatccGCTTGCCGGGGGGAGGCCCACTAGGGATCAGAACCAGACGCGGAGGAGTGCAGATTATGATCGGTATGATGCTGATCCAGAGCTGTTGAGTGATGATTTTGCGGGGATGAAGTTTCACAGCGATGGCA CCCCTGTTCAGAACCAGAGACAGTTTGGCAGCAACGCCAATGTGTTCAGACCACCCCCGCCTTCCAAGTCGCCCCGGTCTCATGAGGGCAGGAAAGTGGCGTTTAGTGACAAGGTGGAGGACATTGACGCTTACAATGCCTCCCCCAAGGTGAAGGCCCAGgatgcggcggcggcaccggGTGGGAGCAAGCCGAGCAAGTGGCAGCCTCTCTCTGCTGTTGAGCCTAACCCGATTGTGGACAATGACCCCTTTAGTCTAGGGGATAGCGACGACGAGAGggaggtcaaggacaagaaggagattAAGCTGGAGGATAGTGAAAGGCTGAGACAGGCGACGGCTGATGCCATGGCTGACAGTCTGGTGGATGATAAGACCAAGGCTGGGAGCGGGAGCAAATAG